A section of the Falco rusticolus isolate bFalRus1 chromosome Z, bFalRus1.pri, whole genome shotgun sequence genome encodes:
- the TYRP1 gene encoding 5,6-dihydroxyindole-2-carboxylic acid oxidase, which translates to MQFPVLLLLSVPPLLSILGQAGAQFPRQCATVESLRSGMCCPDYFPVFGPGTDRCGVSTGRGRCVQVTVDSRPHGPQYIHDGRDDREQWPIRFFNQTCRCNGNFSGYNCGSCRPGWSGPTCSQRINIVRRNLLDLSAEERRRFVNALHEAKVTIHPDIVIATRRREEIFGPDGNTPQFENISIYNYFVWSHYYSVRKTFLGPGQQSFGGVDFSHEGPAFVTWHRYHLLQLERDMQNMLQDPTFGLPYWNFATGQNTCDICSDDLMGARSNFDVSLISQNSIFSQWRVLCENIEDYETLGTICNSTEGGPIRRNPAGNVARPMVQRLPEPEDVAQCLEVGVFDTPPFYSNSTDSFRNTVEGYSDPSGKYDPAVRSLHNLAHLFLNGTGGQTHLSPNDPIFVLLHTFTDAVFDEWLRRYSADISTYPLENAPIGHNRQYNMVPFWPPVTNNEMFVTAPENLGYSYEVEWPGRALRVTEIITIAIVTALVLVAIIFAAATCIVRVKKNKDELHQPLLTDQYQHYSDDYDGIPTPSQSVV; encoded by the exons ATGCAGTTCCCTGTGCTACTGCTGCTTTCCGTGCCACCGCTTCTTAGCATTCTTGGGCAAGCTGGAGCTCAGTTCCCTCGCCAGTGCGCTACCGTCGAATCCCTGAGGAGTGGCATGTGTTGCCCAGACTATTTCCCGGTGTTTGGGCCAGGCACCGACCGGTGTGGCGTGTCTACAGGGAGGGGTCGGTGCGTACAGGTGACTGTCGATTCGCGGCCCCACGGCCCACAGTACATCCATGATGGGCGGGATGACCGTGAGCAATGGCCCATACGCTTTTTCAACCAAACCTGCCGCTGTAATGGTAACTTTTCTGGTTACAATTGTGGGTCGTGTCGCCCTGGCTGGAGTGGACCTACCTGTAGCCAACGAATCAATATAG TCAGGAGGAATCTTTTGGATCTGAGCGCAGAAGAAAGGAGGCGTTTTGTGAATGCCTTACACGAAGCCAAGGTGACGATCCATCCTGACATTGTTATTGCCACACGAAGACGTGAGGAAATATTTGGACCAGATGGCAACACACCACAATTTGAAAATATCTCCATTTATAACTACTTTGTGTGGTCTCACTATTATTCTGTCAGGAAGACTTTCCTTGGTCCGGGGCAGCAGAGTTTTGGAGGAGTTGATTTCTCTCATGAGGGACCAGCTTTTGTCACATGGCATAGGTACCATCTACTGCAGCTTGAAAGAGACATGCAG AACATGCTGCAGGACCCCACATTTGGGCTGCCTTACTGGAACTTTGCAACAGGACAAAACACCTGTGATATCTGCTCAGATGACTTGATGGGAGCTAGAAGCAATTTTGATGTTTCTCTTATCAGCCAGAACTCAATCTTCTCTCAGTGGCGAGTGTTGTGTGAAAATATAGAAGACTATGAAACATTGGGAACTATCTGTAACA GCACTGAGGGTGGTCCCATCCGAAGAAATCCTGCTGGAAACGTTGCACGGCCTATGGTACAGCGTCTCCCAGAGCCTGAGGATGTTGCTCAGTGTTTGGAAGTTGGTGTATTCGACACTCCTCCTTTCTATTCCAATTCAACAGACAGTTTCCGTAACACAGTAGAAG GGTACAGTGATCCTTCAGGGAAATACGACCCAGCAGTTCGAAGTCTTCACAACTTGGCTCATCTATTTTTGAATGGGACTGGAGGGCAAACTCATTTATCACCAAATGATCCCATTTTTGTCCTCCTGCACACATTTACTGATGCTGTTTTTGATGAGTGGCTGAGAAGGTATTCTGCAG ATATCTCAACATATCCACTGGAGAATGCCCCTATTGGACATAACAGACAGTACAATATGGTGCCTTTCTGGCCCCCCGTTACCAATAATGAAATGTTTGTTACTGCACCGGAAAATCTGGGATACAGCTACGAAGTCGAGTGGCCAG GTCGAGCTCTTCGTGTCACAGAGATTATAACTATTGCAATAGTGACTGCACTGGTTCTTGTTGCAATTATCTTCGCTGCTGCTACATGTATTGTACGTGTCAAGAAAAATAAGGATGAGTTGCATCAGCCTCTTCTTACTGACCAGTATCAGCACTACTCAGATGACTATGATGGCATACCGACACCAAGCCAGTCTGTTGTTTGA